One Actinomadura viridis genomic region harbors:
- a CDS encoding histidine phosphatase family protein, producing MTTTLYLVRHGQTVWHAENRYAGISDIGLTATGREQARRLADWASGTPIEAVWSSPLSRTRATAAPAAGALGLPVTVDGDLIELDFGSAEGRTLGELPPAEVEAFRADPVAGAFPCGEHPVKAAERGVGALRRIAHRHEGKRVLVVTHNTLLRLMLCELLGIPHSRYRTVFPQVVNCALTEVRMSGDTAALIAYNVPPAATPG from the coding sequence GTGACGACGACGCTCTACCTGGTACGGCACGGTCAGACCGTGTGGCACGCGGAGAACCGCTACGCCGGTATCAGCGACATCGGGTTGACGGCGACGGGACGGGAGCAGGCCCGGCGGCTGGCGGACTGGGCGTCCGGCACGCCGATCGAGGCGGTCTGGTCGTCCCCGCTGAGCCGGACCCGGGCGACCGCGGCCCCCGCCGCGGGGGCGCTCGGCCTTCCGGTCACGGTGGACGGCGACCTGATCGAGCTGGACTTCGGCAGCGCCGAGGGCCGGACCCTCGGTGAGCTTCCGCCCGCCGAGGTCGAGGCGTTCCGCGCCGACCCGGTGGCCGGCGCCTTCCCCTGCGGCGAGCATCCGGTCAAGGCCGCCGAGCGCGGGGTCGGAGCGCTGCGCCGGATCGCGCACCGGCACGAGGGGAAGCGGGTGCTGGTGGTCACCCACAACACCCTGCTGCGCCTGATGCTGTGCGAGCTGCTGGGCATCCCGCACTCCCGCTACCGGACGGTGTTCCCGCAGGTGGTGAACTGCGCGCTGACCGAGGTGCGGATGTCCGGGGACACCGCCGCGCTGATCGCCTACAACGTCCCACCGGCGGCGACCCCGGGTTAG
- a CDS encoding aldo/keto reductase, with protein MPQLGFGVWQVADAEAETAVRTALETGYRSIDTARLYKNEEGTGRALRASGIPREELFVTTKLWNSDQGHDSALRAFDASMERLGLDYLDLYLIHWPMPARGRYLDTWRALEKLLADGRVRAVGVSNFTVETLTRVIDEAEVVPAVNQIELHPYLQQDALRAFHRVHGIATEAWSPLGQGKGLLDDPVLASIAEAHGRTPAQVVLRWHLQIGNVVIPKSVTPSRIAENFDSFGFELSDEEMAAIGRLDSGTRLGPDPETFG; from the coding sequence ATGCCGCAGCTCGGGTTCGGGGTGTGGCAGGTGGCCGACGCCGAGGCCGAGACCGCGGTGAGGACGGCGCTTGAGACCGGCTACCGCAGCATCGACACCGCGCGGCTCTACAAGAACGAGGAGGGCACGGGCCGCGCGCTGCGCGCGTCCGGGATCCCGCGCGAGGAGCTGTTCGTCACCACCAAGCTGTGGAACTCCGACCAGGGCCACGACTCCGCGCTGCGGGCCTTCGACGCCAGCATGGAACGGCTCGGCCTGGACTACCTCGACCTCTACCTCATCCACTGGCCGATGCCGGCCCGCGGCCGCTACCTCGACACCTGGCGGGCGCTGGAGAAGCTGCTCGCCGACGGGCGCGTCCGGGCCGTGGGGGTGTCCAACTTCACCGTCGAGACCCTGACCAGGGTCATCGACGAGGCGGAGGTCGTCCCGGCGGTCAACCAGATCGAGCTGCACCCCTACCTCCAGCAGGACGCCCTGCGGGCCTTCCACCGGGTGCACGGCATCGCGACCGAGGCGTGGAGCCCGCTCGGGCAGGGCAAGGGACTGCTGGACGACCCCGTCCTGGCCTCGATCGCCGAGGCGCACGGCCGGACGCCGGCGCAGGTCGTGCTGCGCTGGCACCTGCAGATCGGCAACGTCGTCATCCCCAAGTCGGTGACGCCGTCCCGGATCGCGGAGAACTTCGACTCGTTCGGCTTCGAGCTGTCCGACGAGGAGATGGCCGCGATCGGGCGGCTGGACAGCGGCACCAGGCTCGGCCCCGACCCCGAGACCTTCGGCTAA
- a CDS encoding nitroreductase family deazaflavin-dependent oxidoreductase has product MTITSDRYVRPAGLEAHFNRVAAFLTRHGISLLGTRILAVRGHKSGEWRTNPVNLLTHEGERYLLAPRGHTHWVRNIRAAGGGELRLGRSTEPFTAVELPDEEKVPLLRAYFERWGWEVARFFEDLPKKPTDEQLAGVAPGVPVFRVLPAEGDGRRG; this is encoded by the coding sequence ATGACGATCACCAGCGACCGCTACGTCCGGCCCGCCGGGCTCGAGGCCCACTTCAACCGGGTCGCGGCCTTCCTCACCCGGCACGGGATCAGCCTGCTCGGGACCCGGATCCTGGCCGTGCGCGGCCACAAGAGCGGCGAATGGCGGACCAACCCCGTCAACCTGCTCACCCACGAGGGGGAGCGCTACCTGCTCGCCCCGCGCGGCCACACCCACTGGGTCCGCAACATCCGCGCCGCGGGCGGCGGCGAGCTGCGCCTGGGCCGGTCCACCGAGCCGTTCACCGCCGTCGAGCTGCCCGACGAGGAGAAGGTCCCGCTGCTGCGCGCCTACTTCGAGCGGTGGGGGTGGGAGGTCGCCCGCTTCTTCGAGGACCTGCCCAAGAAGCCCACCGACGAGCAGCTGGCCGGCGTGGCCCCGGGCGTCCCCGTCTTCCGCGTCCTCCCGGCGGAGGGCGACGGCCGGCGCGGGTGA
- a CDS encoding TetR/AcrR family transcriptional regulator, with protein sequence MNASRTARERARAELTREIKEEARRQLRASGAQGLSLRAVARELGMVSSALYRYFPSRDELLTALIIDAYDALGDRVEAADRPGAGARERWRACCSAVRDWAVEHPHEYALIYGSPVPGYQAPEATIASASRVPTALLSVVRDAWRSGGLREPPEELAPDLAGQAARTAALVAPDLPGPALTRAAIAWTQLFGMIGFELFGHLANTFDPADALFAHAVERMADFAGLPG encoded by the coding sequence ATGAACGCGAGCCGTACCGCGCGCGAGCGCGCCAGGGCGGAGCTGACCCGCGAGATCAAGGAGGAGGCCCGGCGGCAGCTGCGGGCCTCGGGCGCGCAGGGCCTGTCGCTGCGCGCGGTGGCCCGGGAGCTGGGGATGGTCTCCTCGGCGCTGTACCGCTACTTCCCCAGCCGGGACGAGCTGCTGACCGCCCTGATCATCGACGCCTACGACGCGCTCGGCGACCGGGTCGAGGCGGCGGACCGCCCGGGCGCCGGCGCCCGGGAACGCTGGCGGGCCTGCTGCTCGGCCGTACGGGACTGGGCGGTCGAGCATCCGCACGAGTACGCGCTCATCTACGGCTCCCCCGTGCCCGGTTACCAGGCGCCGGAGGCGACCATCGCGTCCGCGAGCCGCGTCCCCACCGCGCTCCTGTCCGTGGTGCGGGACGCCTGGCGGTCGGGCGGCCTCCGGGAACCGCCGGAGGAGCTGGCACCGGACCTCGCCGGCCAGGCGGCCCGCACGGCCGCGCTGGTGGCACCGGACCTGCCCGGGCCCGCGCTCACCCGCGCCGCGATCGCCTGGACCCAGCTCTTCGGCATGATCGGCTTCGAGCTGTTCGGGCATCTGGCCAACACCTTCGACCCCGCCGACGCGCTCTTCGCGCACGCCGTCGAGCGGATGGCGGACTTCGCCGGCCTGCCCGGATGA
- a CDS encoding family 78 glycoside hydrolase catalytic domain — translation MRIPLRGLAAAALIAALPLTALAVPSAFADPGRGPGAVGLRSADLAQALGIDDTTPPLTWRLGTEGRDVAQTAYQVQAATSRERLLSGRADLWDTGRVASAGQRVDYAGRKLGSRARVYWRVKVWSGGQPSSWSAPAWFETGLTSPGDWSGRWIGHKDWQVKDKKPTPIAVKLPATTARYVRIEVSRLGLPKVENLPDPTWRLQLAELEVRDSAGSGANLAAGTTVTASDNGGNVNRVWAPRYLTDGTQTTNQGFAGWSSSAYDGADVSGKPLVLTVDLKEAKTFDQVLLYPRTDGPAEGGKVPYAPADFTVGAGDAADGPYETRARVTGQEPPASPVPEALPIFARDFALPRGVRSARLYVSGLGVYEARLNGTRVGNAELEPANTGYAKRVTYATYDVTGILRPGGNTLGVELGNGAANVISTPDRYRKYAGTISDPKLIAQLEVTLADGRVQRIVSDGGWRSALGPVTFSHWYGGEDHDARRERPGWDRPGASRAGWPAAVPVAAPGPATALSGRSAEPVRVIENLDGREIGKGDGYRVFDIGRNIAGRPEITIDAPAGTTVRVVPAESLRDGRPYQSISNVGVPIWDEYTTRGAGAETWHPRFSYHGFRYLEVRGLPEGASLKVRGQVLHADNASAGSFASSNELVNGIHGLIRRAIEGNMMSIFTDCPSREKLGWLEQTHLVGDALAANYDVHGHLRKVVQDMADAQTETGLIPSTVPDYTVLAGSYRDDSNWGGAFVAVPWQLYRAYGDAETMRAHYPAMKRYAAHLENRVSGGLTDYSLGDWITPDRTFPKTVSGTYGWWRVNETLAKIATTLGHTEDAAAFKAKADLSAKALSDKYYDPATGTFAGGGHGAEAIALDMGAVPAGQKQRLLDHLVSSIEAAGWHLLLGEISLPSAFRVLSENGRDDVVYKIATRTDSPSYGYQVVHGNTALGEMWDGTSGQSQNHFMLGTIDSWFTSRLAGIDQAPDSVGFRKLLIKPSVVGDLTHAAGTRQTPYGEVRTSWKKKDGGVELTVTVPPGSTAEVHVPGGQVRTVGSGTWTFTS, via the coding sequence TTGCGCATCCCCCTGCGCGGTCTCGCCGCGGCCGCCCTCATCGCGGCGTTGCCGCTGACGGCCCTGGCCGTCCCCTCCGCCTTCGCCGACCCCGGCCGCGGCCCCGGCGCCGTCGGCCTCCGCTCCGCCGACCTCGCCCAGGCCCTCGGCATCGACGACACCACGCCCCCGCTGACCTGGCGGCTCGGCACCGAGGGCCGCGACGTCGCCCAGACCGCCTACCAGGTCCAGGCCGCCACCAGCCGGGAACGGCTGCTGTCGGGCCGCGCGGACCTGTGGGACACCGGCCGGGTCGCCTCCGCCGGCCAGCGCGTCGACTACGCGGGCAGGAAGCTCGGCAGCCGGGCCCGCGTGTACTGGCGGGTCAAGGTCTGGTCCGGCGGGCAGCCCTCGTCCTGGTCGGCACCGGCCTGGTTCGAGACCGGCCTGACCTCGCCGGGCGACTGGTCCGGACGGTGGATCGGGCACAAGGACTGGCAGGTCAAGGACAAGAAGCCCACCCCGATCGCGGTGAAGCTGCCCGCCACCACCGCCCGGTACGTCCGGATCGAGGTGAGCAGGCTCGGCCTGCCGAAGGTGGAGAACCTGCCCGACCCGACCTGGCGGCTCCAGCTCGCCGAACTGGAGGTCCGCGACTCCGCCGGCTCGGGAGCCAACCTGGCCGCGGGCACCACCGTGACCGCGTCCGACAACGGTGGCAACGTCAACCGAGTCTGGGCGCCCCGCTATCTCACCGACGGCACCCAGACCACCAATCAGGGCTTCGCCGGATGGTCCAGCTCCGCCTACGACGGCGCGGACGTCTCCGGAAAGCCGCTCGTGCTCACGGTGGACCTGAAGGAGGCCAAGACCTTCGACCAGGTGCTGCTCTACCCGCGCACCGACGGGCCCGCCGAGGGCGGCAAGGTGCCCTACGCGCCCGCCGACTTCACGGTCGGCGCGGGCGACGCCGCCGACGGCCCGTACGAGACCAGGGCGCGGGTCACCGGCCAGGAGCCGCCCGCCTCGCCGGTCCCCGAGGCGCTGCCGATCTTCGCCAGGGACTTCGCGCTGCCGCGCGGCGTCCGCTCGGCCCGCCTCTACGTCAGCGGCCTGGGCGTCTACGAGGCCCGGCTGAACGGCACCCGGGTCGGGAACGCCGAGCTGGAGCCCGCCAACACCGGTTACGCCAAGCGGGTCACCTACGCCACCTACGACGTCACCGGGATCCTGCGGCCTGGCGGCAACACCCTCGGCGTGGAGCTGGGCAACGGCGCCGCCAACGTCATCTCCACCCCGGACCGCTACCGCAAGTACGCGGGCACGATCAGCGACCCCAAGCTGATCGCCCAGCTGGAGGTCACGCTCGCCGACGGGCGGGTCCAGAGGATCGTCAGCGACGGCGGATGGCGCAGCGCCCTCGGCCCGGTGACCTTCTCCCACTGGTACGGCGGCGAGGACCACGACGCCCGCCGGGAGCGGCCCGGCTGGGACCGGCCCGGCGCCTCCCGGGCCGGCTGGCCGGCCGCCGTGCCGGTCGCCGCCCCCGGCCCCGCCACCGCGCTCAGCGGCCGGTCCGCCGAGCCGGTGCGGGTCATCGAGAACCTGGACGGGCGCGAGATCGGGAAGGGCGACGGCTACCGGGTCTTCGACATCGGCCGCAACATCGCCGGCCGTCCCGAGATCACCATCGACGCCCCGGCGGGCACCACCGTCCGGGTCGTCCCGGCCGAAAGCCTCAGGGACGGCCGTCCCTATCAGTCGATCTCCAACGTCGGGGTCCCGATCTGGGACGAGTACACCACCCGGGGCGCAGGAGCCGAGACCTGGCACCCGCGGTTCAGCTACCACGGCTTCCGCTACCTGGAGGTGCGCGGGCTGCCCGAGGGCGCCTCCCTCAAGGTGCGCGGCCAGGTCCTGCACGCCGACAACGCCTCCGCCGGCTCGTTCGCGTCCTCCAACGAGCTGGTCAACGGCATCCACGGGCTGATCCGGCGGGCCATCGAGGGCAACATGATGAGCATCTTCACCGACTGTCCGAGCCGGGAGAAGCTGGGCTGGCTGGAGCAGACGCACCTGGTCGGGGACGCGCTCGCGGCGAACTACGACGTGCACGGCCACCTGCGCAAGGTCGTCCAGGACATGGCGGACGCGCAGACCGAGACCGGCCTGATCCCCTCCACCGTGCCCGACTACACGGTGCTGGCCGGGTCGTACCGGGACGACTCGAACTGGGGCGGCGCGTTCGTCGCCGTTCCGTGGCAGCTCTACCGCGCGTACGGCGACGCCGAGACCATGCGCGCCCACTACCCGGCGATGAAGCGGTACGCCGCGCACCTGGAGAACCGGGTCAGCGGCGGGCTGACCGACTACAGCCTGGGCGACTGGATCACCCCGGACCGGACGTTCCCCAAGACGGTCTCGGGCACCTACGGCTGGTGGCGGGTCAATGAGACCCTCGCCAAGATCGCCACGACCCTCGGCCACACCGAGGACGCCGCGGCCTTCAAGGCCAAGGCCGACCTCAGCGCCAAGGCCCTGTCCGACAAGTACTACGACCCCGCGACCGGCACGTTCGCGGGCGGCGGGCACGGCGCCGAGGCCATCGCCCTGGACATGGGCGCGGTCCCGGCCGGCCAGAAGCAGCGGCTGCTGGACCACCTGGTGTCGAGCATCGAGGCGGCCGGCTGGCACCTGCTGCTCGGCGAGATCTCGCTGCCCTCGGCGTTCCGGGTGCTGTCGGAGAACGGCCGCGACGACGTCGTCTACAAGATCGCGACGCGGACCGACAGTCCCAGCTACGGCTACCAGGTCGTGCACGGCAACACCGCGCTCGGCGAGATGTGGGACGGCACCAGCGGCCAGTCGCAGAACCACTTCATGCTCGGCACGATCGACTCCTGGTTCACCTCCCGGCTGGCCGGGATCGACCAGGCGCCCGATTCGGTCGGGTTCCGCAAGCTGCTGATCAAGCCGTCGGTGGTGGGCGACCTCACCCACGCCGCCGGGACGCGCCAGACCCCCTACGGAGAGGTGCGCACGTCCTGGAAGAAGAAGGACGGCGGGGTCGAGCTCACGGTGACCGTGCCTCCGGGCAGCACCGCCGAGGTCCACGTCCCCGGCGGCCAGGTCCGCACCGTCGGCTCCGGCACCTGGACGTTCACCTCCTGA
- a CDS encoding beta-L-arabinofuranosidase domain-containing protein, whose protein sequence is MNVSASPSSVTRRAFIGTAGATATATGLGLAAAPASAAPAAPGGGTGKGAAALSPFPLSAVTLLDGPFRANMLRTCAYLKFIDPDRLLHTFRLNVGLPSPAEPCGGWEAPNVLLRGHTTGHLLSALAQAHAGTGDDAYAAKARYLVAELAKCQAASPAKGFSRGYLSAFGEEVFDQLEAGAKPWAPYYTLHKIMAGLLDQYRLSGNRQALDVLTGMAAWAGARTARLSREAMQALLRVEFGGMNDVLAELYLVTGDPGHLATARRFDHDELFVPLAERRDALNGQHANTQIPKVVGAVREYEATGEARYRDIAAFFWDTVVHHHTYVIGGNSNEEFFGPPGELASRLGEDTCENCNTYNMLKLSRLLFLHDPGSPEYMDYYEWALLNQMLGEQDPDSAHGFCTYYTGLFPGSERKPKGGLGAAPGSYSGDYDNFSCDHGTGLETHTKFADSVYFRSEDALYVNLFVPSEVTWAERGVRLRQETGYPHAETTRLTVTEGDARFALKIRIPGWLGAQGKHASVRVNGTAAPGLGNAARPGTYVTVERRWRRGDVVEVAMPMRPVWRKAPDNPCVQAVTHGPVVLAGAYGDTDLTTFPAIDPGSLRPVEGAPLRYTARADGAEVRLMPFAEIHHQRYNVYWATPAPRRRPGLVAHYPLDEGRGTAAADATGNWPDAVLAGTATWDGDGGGVALDGTGGHVVLPPGLLAGLDAVTAALWVRPDSPVTNIRVLDLGFNRRTYFYVTPRTGAGRTRFAMRISGMEGEDFADAPAPLPTGAWTHVAVTVTGGTGGRTGGGSAVLYLDGVEAGRKDGLIMSPLVLGATSQNFLGRSQDTRHPFLHGRLAGFRLYDHALTAAQVAELTAEGRGR, encoded by the coding sequence GTGAACGTCTCCGCCTCGCCTTCGAGTGTCACCCGCCGTGCCTTCATCGGCACGGCGGGTGCCACCGCCACCGCGACCGGCCTCGGCCTCGCCGCCGCTCCCGCGTCGGCCGCCCCCGCGGCACCCGGCGGAGGCACGGGCAAGGGCGCGGCGGCGCTGTCGCCGTTCCCGCTGTCGGCCGTCACGCTGCTGGACGGCCCGTTCCGCGCCAACATGCTCCGGACCTGCGCCTACCTGAAGTTCATCGACCCTGACCGGCTGCTGCACACCTTCCGGCTGAACGTGGGGCTGCCCTCGCCGGCCGAGCCCTGCGGCGGCTGGGAGGCCCCCAACGTCCTGCTGCGCGGCCACACCACCGGCCACCTGCTGTCGGCGCTCGCGCAGGCGCACGCCGGCACCGGGGACGACGCGTACGCCGCCAAGGCGCGGTACCTGGTGGCCGAGCTGGCCAAGTGCCAGGCGGCCTCGCCCGCCAAGGGCTTCAGCCGCGGCTACCTGTCGGCCTTCGGGGAGGAGGTGTTCGACCAGCTGGAGGCCGGCGCCAAGCCCTGGGCGCCCTACTACACCCTGCACAAGATCATGGCGGGGCTGCTCGACCAGTACCGGCTGAGCGGGAACCGGCAGGCGCTGGACGTCCTGACCGGCATGGCCGCCTGGGCGGGCGCGCGCACGGCACGGCTGTCCCGGGAGGCGATGCAGGCGCTGCTGCGGGTGGAGTTCGGCGGCATGAACGACGTGCTGGCCGAGCTGTACCTGGTCACCGGAGACCCCGGGCACCTGGCGACCGCGCGGCGCTTCGACCACGACGAGCTGTTCGTGCCGCTGGCCGAGCGCCGCGACGCGCTGAACGGCCAGCACGCCAACACCCAGATCCCCAAGGTGGTCGGGGCCGTACGCGAGTACGAGGCCACCGGCGAGGCCCGGTACCGCGACATCGCGGCGTTCTTTTGGGACACCGTCGTCCACCACCACACCTACGTGATCGGCGGCAACAGCAACGAGGAGTTCTTCGGCCCGCCCGGCGAGCTGGCCAGCCGGCTCGGCGAGGACACCTGCGAGAACTGCAACACCTACAACATGCTCAAGCTCTCGCGGCTGCTCTTCCTGCACGACCCGGGGTCGCCGGAGTACATGGACTACTACGAGTGGGCCCTGCTCAACCAGATGCTCGGCGAGCAGGACCCCGACTCCGCGCACGGGTTCTGCACCTACTACACCGGCCTGTTCCCGGGGTCGGAGCGCAAGCCCAAGGGCGGCCTCGGGGCGGCGCCGGGCAGCTACAGCGGCGACTACGACAACTTCTCCTGCGACCACGGCACCGGACTGGAGACGCACACCAAGTTCGCCGACAGCGTCTACTTCCGGTCGGAGGACGCCCTCTACGTCAACCTCTTCGTCCCGTCCGAGGTCACCTGGGCCGAACGGGGCGTCCGCCTCCGCCAGGAGACCGGCTACCCGCACGCCGAGACGACCCGGCTCACGGTGACCGAGGGCGACGCCCGCTTCGCCCTCAAGATCCGGATACCGGGCTGGCTGGGGGCGCAGGGGAAGCACGCCTCGGTGCGGGTGAACGGGACGGCCGCGCCCGGCCTGGGCAACGCCGCGCGGCCCGGCACCTACGTCACCGTCGAACGCCGCTGGCGCCGGGGCGACGTGGTCGAGGTCGCGATGCCGATGCGGCCGGTCTGGCGGAAGGCGCCCGACAACCCCTGCGTCCAGGCCGTCACCCACGGCCCGGTCGTGCTGGCGGGCGCGTACGGCGACACCGATCTCACCACCTTCCCGGCCATCGACCCGGGCTCGCTGCGTCCGGTCGAAGGCGCGCCCCTGCGGTACACGGCGCGGGCGGACGGGGCCGAGGTGCGGCTGATGCCGTTCGCCGAGATCCACCACCAGCGCTACAACGTCTACTGGGCGACCCCCGCCCCGCGCCGCCGCCCCGGCCTGGTGGCCCACTACCCCCTGGACGAGGGGCGCGGCACCGCCGCGGCCGACGCCACGGGGAACTGGCCCGACGCCGTGCTCGCCGGCACCGCGACCTGGGACGGCGACGGCGGGGGAGTGGCACTGGACGGCACCGGCGGTCACGTCGTCCTCCCGCCCGGCCTCCTCGCCGGGCTGGACGCGGTGACCGCCGCCCTGTGGGTCCGGCCGGACTCGCCGGTCACCAACATCCGCGTCCTCGACCTGGGCTTCAACCGCAGGACGTACTTCTACGTCACGCCGCGGACCGGGGCGGGCCGGACCCGGTTCGCGATGAGGATCAGCGGGATGGAGGGCGAGGACTTCGCCGACGCCCCCGCCCCGCTGCCCACCGGCGCCTGGACGCATGTCGCGGTCACCGTGACCGGCGGGACGGGAGGCCGGACCGGCGGCGGCTCCGCGGTCCTCTACCTCGACGGCGTCGAGGCGGGGCGCAAGGACGGGCTGATCATGAGCCCGCTGGTGCTGGGCGCCACCTCGCAGAACTTCCTGGGCCGCTCCCAGGACACCCGGCACCCGTTCCTGCACGGCCGGCTGGCCGGCTTCCGGCTCTACGACCACGCGCTCACCGCGGCCCAGGTGGCCGAACTGACAGCGGAGGGACGCGGCCGGTGA
- a CDS encoding MGH1-like glycoside hydrolase domain-containing protein yields MALSLAAVTVPLVVSAPATAGLADDRRPAKPWDAYNLSPSSRTIHPTGVFAVQGEVSDPQAVLKGGRTALSGAGASLTLDFGKEVSGLTTLSFAGSDGAQRVGLAFSESSVYAGQPTSDASTGGPRSRDGALSTEVDGRTTYTTPAKYLRGGFRYLTIFLESAGRVELDGVSLHFTPAPKMKDPARYANHFYSSDELLNRIWYAGAYTIQLNTISPKTGRIWEPPAQLWDNTGDIGVGDTILVDGAKRDRTVWPGDLGIEIPAAYAAFNDTESARNALTTVYQHQRDTGELPYAGPMLNKYGSDTYHLWTLAASWDYYTYTGDAAWLAGIWDRYKHGVDFISGKVNDRGLLSITGTSDSVRILAKGENLIANVLLWRVLETGSRLAAAQGDKALASSYAARAAALRTAVDTHLWDEAAGAYKFYPDSTIHAQDGNSLAVWYGLADRDKARRISRNLTGNWNSVATTAPENKGNPGVFSGSMEVNAHFAAGGQAADKAGVDIIRRQWGYMLDHPQGTRSTFWESFRNPEDGCVFCSSYVSLAHAWAAGPTPALTFYVLGLKPTGTGGRTFEFVPHTADLSFARGRITTPRGPVDGSWKIKNGTYSARLTAPPGVEGRAGVPTFGARIKVFVDGRMVWDGTRARGRASSDGEYVYVDGLRGGVSITSERLGGS; encoded by the coding sequence TTGGCGCTGAGCCTGGCGGCGGTCACCGTGCCGCTCGTCGTCTCGGCCCCGGCCACCGCGGGCCTGGCCGACGACCGCCGCCCCGCCAAGCCCTGGGACGCCTACAACCTCTCGCCGTCCTCCCGGACGATCCATCCGACCGGGGTCTTCGCCGTCCAGGGCGAGGTGAGCGACCCGCAGGCCGTGCTCAAGGGCGGCCGGACCGCGCTGAGCGGCGCGGGCGCCTCCCTCACGCTCGACTTCGGCAAGGAGGTCAGCGGCCTGACCACGCTGAGCTTCGCCGGCTCCGACGGCGCGCAGCGCGTCGGCCTGGCCTTCAGCGAGTCGTCGGTGTACGCGGGCCAGCCCACCAGCGACGCCTCCACCGGAGGCCCGCGCAGCCGGGACGGCGCCCTGTCCACCGAGGTCGACGGCCGCACCACCTACACCACCCCGGCCAAGTACCTGCGCGGCGGCTTCCGCTACCTGACGATCTTCCTGGAGTCCGCCGGGCGGGTCGAGCTGGACGGCGTCTCCCTGCACTTCACCCCCGCGCCGAAGATGAAGGACCCGGCGCGCTACGCCAACCACTTCTACTCCAGCGACGAGCTGCTCAACCGGATCTGGTACGCCGGCGCCTACACCATCCAGCTCAACACCATCTCCCCGAAGACCGGGCGCATCTGGGAGCCGCCGGCGCAGCTGTGGGACAACACCGGTGACATCGGCGTGGGCGACACGATCCTGGTGGACGGCGCCAAGCGGGACCGCACCGTGTGGCCGGGCGACCTCGGCATCGAGATCCCGGCGGCGTACGCGGCGTTCAACGACACCGAGTCGGCCCGCAACGCGCTCACCACCGTGTACCAGCACCAGCGTGACACCGGTGAGCTGCCCTACGCGGGCCCGATGCTCAACAAGTACGGCTCCGACACCTACCACCTGTGGACCCTGGCCGCGAGCTGGGACTACTACACCTACACGGGCGACGCCGCCTGGCTGGCCGGGATCTGGGACCGCTACAAGCACGGCGTGGACTTCATCTCCGGCAAGGTCAACGACCGCGGGCTGCTGTCCATCACCGGCACCTCCGACTCGGTGCGGATCCTGGCCAAGGGCGAGAACCTGATCGCCAACGTGCTGCTGTGGCGGGTGCTGGAGACCGGGTCGCGGCTGGCGGCGGCCCAGGGCGACAAGGCCCTGGCCTCCTCGTACGCCGCCCGCGCCGCGGCGCTGCGCACCGCCGTCGACACCCACCTGTGGGACGAGGCCGCCGGGGCCTACAAGTTCTACCCCGACTCCACCATCCACGCCCAGGACGGCAACTCCCTGGCCGTCTGGTACGGCCTCGCCGACCGGGACAAGGCCCGGCGCATCAGCCGGAACCTCACCGGCAACTGGAACTCCGTGGCGACCACCGCGCCCGAGAACAAGGGCAACCCGGGCGTGTTCTCCGGCTCGATGGAGGTCAACGCCCACTTCGCCGCCGGCGGGCAGGCCGCCGACAAGGCGGGCGTGGACATCATCCGGCGCCAGTGGGGCTACATGCTCGACCACCCCCAGGGCACCCGCAGCACGTTCTGGGAGTCGTTCCGCAACCCCGAGGACGGCTGCGTCTTCTGCAGCTCCTACGTCAGCCTCGCCCACGCGTGGGCGGCCGGCCCGACGCCCGCCCTCACGTTCTACGTGCTCGGGCTGAAGCCGACCGGGACCGGCGGGCGCACCTTCGAGTTCGTCCCCCACACCGCCGACCTGTCGTTCGCCCGGGGCCGCATCACCACCCCGCGCGGCCCCGTGGACGGCTCCTGGAAGATCAAGAACGGGACCTACAGCGCCAGGCTCACCGCCCCGCCCGGGGTGGAGGGCCGCGCGGGCGTGCCCACGTTCGGCGCGCGGATCAAGGTGTTCGTCGACGGCCGGATGGTCTGGGACGGGACCAGGGCCCGGGGACGGGCGTCCAGCGACGGCGAGTACGTCTACGTGGACGGGCTGCGCGGCGGCGTCTCCATCACCAGCGAGCGGCTGGGCGGTTCGTGA